In a genomic window of Fimbriiglobus ruber:
- a CDS encoding DUF6551 family protein, with translation MRGFYQRFEGFGRLPSGRSLQHSAALGASHAFGCFRRLTRGLTEPSGYATLLADKQGVRMGKADGLTERPELKWIKLTELYVPADYQRPAKNSASLANINYIRNNFNWASCGALIVCQLAKSRQFAIIDGQHRFRAAEAHGRIAELPCLVISPREAQDQARHFVEVNSKRIKLHNLHEYRAAVVAGDPNAIMVAGLLKRANISVPEHPTGKKQMPPRSTVAIGTLFKMLDTYSEKQILWALTVIPEAYEDEPGVLRASLIKAMAEWIKRHPDTDRETMIRTLQDIDLDDLEKDARAYRAIEGKRMPDAIMLVLEKKYHAARKAA, from the coding sequence ATGAGGGGATTTTATCAGAGATTTGAAGGGTTTGGGCGTCTCCCTTCGGGCCGGTCCCTGCAGCACTCCGCTGCGCTCGGTGCTTCGCACGCCTTCGGCTGCTTCCGGCGGCTGACGCGAGGGTTGACCGAGCCGTCCGGCTATGCCACTCTCCTCGCAGACAAACAGGGGGTGCGCATGGGGAAAGCGGATGGACTGACCGAACGCCCGGAACTGAAGTGGATCAAACTCACCGAGCTTTACGTCCCGGCGGATTACCAGCGACCCGCCAAAAACTCGGCGTCTCTTGCCAACATCAACTACATCAGAAACAACTTCAACTGGGCGTCCTGCGGAGCCTTGATCGTCTGCCAACTGGCCAAGTCCAGGCAGTTCGCGATCATTGATGGCCAGCACCGCTTCCGTGCCGCCGAAGCCCACGGACGGATTGCCGAGCTTCCGTGCCTCGTCATCAGCCCACGGGAAGCCCAGGACCAAGCCAGGCACTTCGTCGAGGTGAACAGCAAGCGGATCAAGCTTCACAATCTTCACGAGTACCGCGCTGCCGTGGTTGCAGGCGATCCGAACGCCATCATGGTTGCCGGTCTTCTAAAGCGGGCAAATATCTCGGTCCCTGAGCATCCGACCGGCAAGAAGCAGATGCCCCCACGTTCTACCGTCGCGATCGGCACCCTGTTCAAGATGCTCGACACCTACAGCGAGAAGCAAATCCTTTGGGCTCTGACCGTCATCCCTGAGGCTTACGAGGACGAGCCAGGGGTCCTCCGCGCCAGCCTAATTAAAGCGATGGCCGAGTGGATTAAGAGGCATCCCGACACGGACCGGGAAACGATGATCCGGACCCTCCAGGACATCGACCTCGACGACCTGGAAAAGGATGCCAGGGCTTATCGGGCTATCGAAGGGAAGCGAATGCCCGATGCGATCATGCTGGTACTGGAGAAGAAGTACCACGCTGCCAGGAAAGCAGCATAA
- the mobF gene encoding MobF family relaxase: protein MLRITAIPNTSAAKNYYKSADYYVENQELTSHWHGKGAALLGLEGAVAKEDFERLCDNLHPQSGLQLTAKHLENRRVGYDLTFSVSKSISILYALGQDDRLPNEFRGAVADTMAEIEREMSTRVRRKGADFDRKTGNLVWADFTHHTSRPINGTPDPQLHIHAVVFNATYDQEEKQWKAGQFGGIKADAPYFQAIFRTRLANRLQALGYEIRKTKDDFEITGVPERTIKEFSRRTTLIEKTADLLGIKKPETKAKLGATTREPKKEGQTWNSLVRGWEDRVTLRERHAIHETVVNSHRETPLPELANAAALDWAMRHSFERSSVVSERELVTTALKHGLGSVSPEGIYKELGSRKDLIRREVDGRTMVTTKGVLGEERKILEFAQKGRGRFRPLASPDSFPQRGVLSSKTEHATTPPFGQSEKLRAGTTQQEAKHSAELALRSTSYSTAPTVRVDASAAEPDLVTLTLAEQPKKVDLSPSQLAAVRHAWYSRDPLILIRGAAGTGKTTMTKALLQGVDVPWVILAPSAEASRGVLRREGFENAETLAKFLLDDETQQKARNGLIVLDEASLAGAHDMARLIQVADSIHARILLLGDRRQHKSVARGDVLTLLEDRAGLPVAEVSEIRRQGGEYREAVKLASQGRVSDAFEKLDRLGWVKQGGDIAGDYVAAIKDGKSVLVVSPTHAEGDQVTAAIRARLKLEGRLKGEEKEFQRLEPMHLTEAERSDPGSLQPGLVAQFHRNAGEHKAGSRHTLATPSDLSGTPAGSYQLFTVDRLSLAQGDSVRITANGKDLSGKHRLNNGATYSVDGFTDAGNIRLNNGWVISKDFGHIAPGYVVTSHASQGRTVDVALLAMGNQSVRAMGSEQFYVSTSRARQKTQIYCDDKEAVRDAIQRDDQRMLASELVRAPRKGIKEKLKKRVAFLRDLGSRVMDGVRSRGMEKRRDLTHELG from the coding sequence ATGCTTCGAATAACCGCCATCCCCAACACTTCGGCTGCGAAAAATTATTATAAATCAGCCGATTATTACGTCGAAAATCAGGAACTTACCTCCCACTGGCACGGCAAAGGCGCAGCCCTCCTCGGCCTCGAAGGAGCCGTAGCAAAGGAAGACTTCGAACGCCTCTGCGACAACCTCCATCCTCAAAGTGGTCTCCAGCTCACCGCGAAACACCTGGAGAACCGCCGCGTTGGATACGACCTGACTTTCAGTGTCAGCAAGTCCATCTCCATCCTCTACGCCCTCGGTCAAGACGATCGTTTACCAAATGAATTTCGCGGCGCTGTTGCAGACACGATGGCCGAGATCGAAAGAGAGATGTCCACTCGTGTAAGACGAAAGGGCGCCGACTTCGACCGTAAAACCGGGAACCTCGTTTGGGCAGATTTCACCCACCACACCTCAAGACCCATCAACGGAACTCCGGACCCTCAACTTCACATTCATGCCGTGGTCTTCAACGCGACCTATGACCAAGAAGAAAAGCAGTGGAAAGCGGGGCAGTTCGGAGGCATCAAGGCCGACGCTCCTTACTTTCAAGCAATCTTCCGCACCCGCTTAGCAAACCGACTTCAAGCCCTTGGTTATGAAATCCGCAAGACGAAGGACGACTTTGAAATAACAGGAGTTCCTGAACGAACCATCAAGGAATTCTCCCGCAGAACAACACTCATCGAGAAAACCGCTGACCTTTTAGGTATCAAGAAACCCGAGACCAAAGCCAAACTCGGGGCCACTACAAGAGAGCCCAAGAAAGAAGGCCAGACCTGGAATTCACTGGTAAGGGGATGGGAGGACAGAGTAACCCTCCGGGAACGCCACGCCATCCACGAAACGGTCGTAAATTCTCACCGTGAAACTCCCCTCCCCGAACTCGCCAACGCCGCCGCTCTTGATTGGGCGATGCGGCACAGCTTCGAGCGATCCTCCGTCGTCTCAGAACGGGAACTGGTAACGACAGCCTTAAAACACGGCCTCGGCTCTGTATCCCCGGAAGGCATCTACAAGGAACTGGGAAGCCGTAAGGATCTCATCCGCCGCGAAGTCGACGGCAGAACGATGGTCACGACAAAAGGTGTTCTTGGAGAAGAGCGGAAGATCCTGGAGTTTGCCCAAAAAGGAAGGGGCCGTTTCCGACCCCTTGCCTCACCAGATTCGTTTCCCCAGAGGGGAGTATTATCCAGTAAAACCGAACATGCCACAACTCCACCATTCGGGCAATCAGAAAAGCTACGGGCCGGGACCACCCAGCAGGAGGCCAAGCATTCGGCTGAACTAGCGCTCCGGTCTACCAGCTATTCCACCGCGCCAACTGTACGTGTTGACGCTTCCGCAGCCGAACCCGACCTTGTCACACTTACGCTCGCTGAGCAACCGAAAAAGGTCGACCTCTCCCCCTCCCAACTCGCCGCCGTCCGCCATGCCTGGTATTCCCGTGATCCGCTTATTCTCATCCGCGGTGCAGCCGGCACCGGCAAGACGACCATGACGAAAGCCCTCCTTCAAGGGGTTGATGTCCCTTGGGTCATCCTCGCTCCTTCCGCCGAAGCTTCCCGTGGCGTTCTCCGACGTGAGGGTTTTGAAAACGCCGAAACCCTAGCGAAGTTCCTCCTCGACGACGAAACCCAACAGAAAGCCCGCAACGGCCTCATCGTCCTCGACGAAGCTTCTCTCGCGGGCGCTCACGACATGGCCCGGCTCATTCAGGTAGCTGACTCAATTCACGCCAGGATTCTCCTCCTGGGCGACCGACGCCAGCACAAGAGCGTTGCCCGTGGTGATGTCTTGACCTTACTCGAAGACCGCGCCGGCCTACCTGTAGCCGAGGTGTCAGAAATCCGCCGTCAGGGGGGCGAGTACCGTGAGGCTGTAAAGCTCGCCAGCCAGGGTAGAGTATCCGACGCCTTCGAGAAGCTTGACAGGCTCGGCTGGGTGAAGCAGGGTGGGGACATCGCCGGAGATTACGTTGCCGCGATCAAAGATGGAAAGTCGGTGCTGGTCGTTTCCCCGACGCACGCCGAAGGCGATCAAGTCACTGCGGCGATCCGGGCACGTCTGAAACTGGAAGGGAGATTGAAGGGTGAGGAGAAGGAATTCCAACGGCTCGAACCGATGCACCTCACGGAAGCAGAGCGATCCGATCCCGGAAGCCTTCAACCAGGTCTCGTGGCCCAATTTCACCGAAATGCTGGGGAACACAAAGCAGGCTCACGCCATACCCTTGCCACTCCCTCCGATTTATCCGGAACCCCTGCCGGGAGCTACCAACTATTTACAGTGGACCGGCTGTCCCTTGCACAGGGCGATTCCGTCAGGATCACCGCCAACGGCAAAGACCTCTCCGGAAAGCACCGCCTGAACAACGGCGCCACGTACTCGGTGGACGGTTTCACAGATGCCGGGAACATCCGCCTCAACAACGGCTGGGTCATCTCGAAGGACTTCGGGCACATCGCTCCTGGGTACGTCGTGACCAGCCACGCTTCGCAAGGGAGGACCGTCGATGTCGCCCTGCTCGCGATGGGCAACCAGTCCGTCCGAGCGATGGGGAGTGAGCAGTTCTACGTTTCAACTTCACGGGCACGACAGAAGACGCAGATTTATTGCGATGACAAGGAGGCAGTTCGCGATGCCATTCAGCGCGACGATCAACGGATGCTTGCGTCCGAGCTCGTTCGCGCCCCGCGGAAGGGAATCAAGGAGAAGCTCAAGAAAAGAGTCGCTTTCCTTCGCGATCTTGGCTCCCGAGTCATGGACGGCGTTCGGAGCCGAGGAATGGAGAAACGCCGCGATCTTACCCACGAGTTGGGGTAA
- a CDS encoding tetratricopeptide repeat protein — translation MITTRYSSTISAFAIMTLIAGCGRADAPSNDPPPTEPQIAQLPTEGECREFSNNLERAITTGDRASVDRLLGVLGIIDRCVDELGMTKTEKQQFLKGAARGLNFLPDQMIDEVKKGGKYSLLRIHQVDGRQRVLMRSIGPDGGVGYHDIILVKKPNGEVEIDDIYIYLGGEKLSQMLRHMILPVLTEKNQGLLAKLSGSERIYSKHIKTLAEMTIDNRNGKYKDALEKFRSLPVELQNNKYFQIIAMRAAQGLDDESGYVRELERYKKNFPNDPSLDLMIIDYYFIKNNHAEVFRALDRLDKAVGGDPQLWALTGSSLVKADRISEATALVEKAIKVEPNLTSAYQVRISISLKAKNHTDTLIWLKKGIETKALAADSDSLKMNPEYAEFIKTTAFEELKQWLAKR, via the coding sequence GTGATCACAACCAGATACAGCTCAACTATTTCTGCATTTGCAATAATGACTCTCATCGCAGGATGCGGGAGAGCAGATGCACCGAGCAACGACCCGCCTCCGACTGAGCCACAGATAGCCCAATTACCGACCGAAGGTGAATGCCGGGAATTTAGCAACAATCTTGAACGGGCGATCACAACTGGCGATCGTGCTTCAGTGGATCGTTTGCTGGGAGTTCTAGGCATTATTGACAGATGTGTAGATGAACTCGGCATGACAAAGACGGAGAAACAGCAGTTTCTGAAGGGAGCGGCCAGAGGCCTGAACTTTCTACCCGATCAAATGATCGACGAGGTCAAAAAGGGAGGAAAATATTCGCTCCTACGCATTCATCAGGTGGATGGTCGGCAACGGGTATTGATGCGGTCGATTGGCCCAGACGGTGGAGTCGGCTATCATGATATCATCCTTGTGAAAAAGCCGAACGGGGAAGTTGAAATTGATGATATATACATCTATCTGGGCGGCGAGAAACTTAGCCAGATGCTTCGCCACATGATACTACCAGTTTTGACTGAAAAAAACCAAGGGCTTTTAGCTAAGCTTAGTGGCTCCGAGCGAATCTATTCCAAGCATATCAAGACTCTCGCTGAAATGACGATCGACAACCGAAACGGCAAATATAAAGACGCACTGGAAAAATTTCGATCTTTGCCAGTCGAACTTCAAAACAATAAGTATTTCCAAATTATAGCGATGCGAGCGGCCCAGGGGCTCGATGACGAAAGTGGATACGTCAGGGAACTTGAACGGTACAAGAAAAACTTCCCTAACGACCCTTCGCTCGATCTCATGATCATAGACTACTATTTTATCAAGAACAACCATGCGGAAGTGTTTAGGGCTCTCGACCGCTTGGATAAAGCCGTTGGTGGTGATCCACAGCTATGGGCATTAACGGGCTCATCATTGGTCAAAGCCGACCGTATCTCGGAAGCTACAGCATTGGTAGAGAAGGCGATCAAGGTCGAGCCAAATCTGACAAGTGCTTATCAGGTGCGGATTTCCATTTCATTGAAGGCAAAAAACCACACCGATACACTGATTTGGTTGAAAAAGGGGATTGAAACAAAAGCCCTCGCAGCAGATAGTGACAGCTTAAAAATGAATCCCGAGTACGCTGAATTCATCAAAACGACTGCATTCGAAGAGCTAAAGCAATGGTTGGCGAAGCGATAG
- a CDS encoding DUF2786 domain-containing protein: MESIITRIQKLLALGERGGTEAEADSAMRKVHELLARHNLSLDDVKGVPLEEGYAEDLTEASSRQLWQDHIWSAVAKLYFCRHFKRTGRSGIHHMVIGKPSNIAVVKYITAYLIRTGDALAKEAAAGHDSKQTFINSFRKGFACRIYGRVDEEIKNARAGKMTDSSTGRTLIVLPVYEKANRDIAGFLASHGMHPRDARSRLAISDRAGFVAGREAANTVSLATNAVGLAGVRQIAGQGGDGA, from the coding sequence ATGGAATCAATCATCACTCGGATACAAAAGCTATTAGCTCTCGGCGAGCGTGGCGGAACAGAGGCGGAGGCGGATTCCGCAATGCGGAAGGTCCACGAGCTGCTCGCCAGGCACAACCTGTCGCTCGATGATGTGAAAGGCGTTCCCCTTGAGGAAGGCTACGCCGAAGACCTCACCGAAGCGTCGAGCCGGCAACTCTGGCAGGACCACATTTGGAGCGCCGTGGCGAAGCTCTACTTCTGTCGGCATTTCAAACGAACTGGTCGCTCAGGCATCCACCACATGGTAATCGGCAAGCCGTCCAACATAGCTGTAGTGAAGTACATCACGGCCTACCTGATCCGAACGGGCGACGCACTCGCCAAGGAAGCAGCCGCGGGACACGACTCCAAACAAACCTTCATAAATTCATTCCGGAAGGGGTTCGCGTGCCGCATCTACGGCCGGGTCGATGAAGAAATCAAAAATGCTCGCGCGGGGAAGATGACCGACAGCTCGACCGGACGGACGTTGATCGTACTGCCCGTATACGAAAAGGCCAACCGCGACATCGCAGGCTTCCTGGCGAGCCACGGCATGCACCCGAGGGACGCGCGAAGCCGGCTGGCTATCAGCGACCGTGCAGGCTTCGTCGCCGGACGTGAGGCGGCCAATACTGTGTCGCTCGCCACCAATGCCGTAGGACTGGCCGGGGTTCGGCAGATTGCCGGACAGGGCGGAGATGGCGCATGA
- a CDS encoding ArsR/SmtB family transcription factor → MPREMINYKKAKDCAVLLQALAEPTRLRIIDLLLTGKKNVTDLARDLNIEMANVSVHLRVLRQAGLVLNEKHGRQVEYSLHPDYFPDAEAASADFGWCRIEIYAEE, encoded by the coding sequence GTGCCACGCGAAATGATCAATTACAAGAAGGCGAAGGACTGTGCTGTCCTCCTCCAGGCGTTGGCGGAACCGACCCGGCTTCGGATCATCGATTTATTACTCACGGGCAAGAAGAATGTCACCGATCTAGCCCGTGATTTGAACATCGAAATGGCTAACGTCTCCGTCCACCTCAGAGTACTCCGTCAAGCCGGACTCGTTTTAAACGAGAAGCACGGTCGGCAGGTCGAATACTCACTTCACCCGGATTACTTCCCGGATGCAGAAGCGGCTTCCGCGGACTTCGGATGGTGTCGCATTGAAATTTACGCGGAGGAATGA
- a CDS encoding T4 RnlA family RNA ligase → MLARGIILDPESKRVVATPFPKFFNVGERLDSVPDLPFETFEKLDGSLIILFHHKGEWRTATKGSLGSDQAKWAANWISSHDLSVLDPDTTYLAEALYPENRIVVHYQHTGLVLLGAYSGDGMELGYGELCGLSDRLGWRIAKRHAFTAVSELLTLAKELPPTEEGFVLRFSNGLRLKVKGDEYCRIHRQVSRLTPLAMWEAMQSGGGLEAIRRQLPEEFWADFDAITGTLQQNIDKLIAVVQIEAEAVAGLTDKEVGLRLATFPETVRRFIFPFRNNGGDLLSGKTRELVFRTIRPTGNVLEGYVPSYAINRVMDEAA, encoded by the coding sequence ATGCTAGCGCGGGGAATTATTCTCGACCCCGAAAGCAAGCGGGTTGTGGCCACTCCCTTCCCCAAGTTCTTCAACGTCGGTGAGCGATTGGATTCCGTTCCCGATCTGCCCTTCGAGACATTCGAGAAGTTGGACGGCAGTCTCATCATTCTGTTCCACCACAAGGGGGAGTGGAGGACTGCGACCAAGGGCAGCCTTGGCTCGGATCAAGCGAAGTGGGCCGCGAATTGGATTTCCAGCCACGATTTATCGGTTCTTGATCCGGACACGACTTACCTCGCGGAGGCTCTTTACCCGGAGAACCGAATAGTGGTGCATTACCAGCATACCGGGCTCGTTCTACTCGGGGCCTACAGCGGGGACGGAATGGAACTGGGCTACGGCGAGCTTTGCGGCTTGAGCGACCGGCTCGGTTGGAGAATCGCCAAGCGGCACGCGTTCACCGCGGTCTCGGAGTTGCTCACCCTAGCGAAGGAACTTCCCCCAACCGAAGAGGGGTTCGTGCTGCGGTTCTCGAACGGACTCCGGTTGAAGGTGAAGGGAGATGAGTATTGCCGCATTCATCGGCAGGTATCTCGCCTTACCCCGCTGGCGATGTGGGAAGCGATGCAATCTGGAGGCGGCCTTGAAGCGATCCGGCGCCAATTGCCGGAGGAGTTCTGGGCCGACTTCGACGCGATCACAGGCACTCTCCAGCAAAACATCGACAAGTTGATCGCAGTGGTCCAGATCGAGGCGGAAGCAGTGGCCGGTCTAACGGACAAGGAAGTCGGGTTACGGCTTGCGACCTTCCCCGAAACCGTGCGGCGGTTCATTTTCCCGTTTCGGAATAACGGGGGTGACTTGCTTTCGGGCAAGACCCGGGAGTTGGTATTCCGCACGATCCGGCCGACAGGGAATGTGCTTGAGGGGTATGTCCCGTCCTATGCCATCAACCGGGTGATGGACGAAGCCGCGTGA
- a CDS encoding DUF7448 domain-containing protein, translating into MSQPGIGAMVHYLTGGSKHDPKEYYGKRITSAEFADNRLLIGFEGGVRIAIFDDGQSCCESRYMTTADDVTWLVGKTLKAIAAKEGPEVEGECGDSHEQVFLEIETPDGSITFANHNEHNGYYGGFGLTIEEVEREVA; encoded by the coding sequence ATGAGTCAGCCAGGTATCGGTGCGATGGTGCATTATCTGACCGGCGGGTCGAAGCACGATCCGAAGGAGTATTACGGAAAGAGAATCACGAGCGCGGAGTTTGCGGACAACCGCCTGCTGATCGGCTTCGAGGGCGGGGTCCGAATCGCTATCTTCGATGACGGCCAGAGTTGCTGCGAGTCCCGGTACATGACCACCGCTGACGACGTGACGTGGCTTGTTGGGAAGACCCTCAAGGCGATCGCCGCGAAGGAGGGGCCGGAAGTTGAGGGCGAATGCGGCGACTCCCACGAGCAGGTCTTCCTCGAAATCGAAACGCCTGACGGTAGCATCACCTTTGCGAATCACAACGAGCACAACGGATATTACGGCGGCTTCGGGCTGACGATCGAAGAAGTTGAAAGAGAGGTGGCATGA
- a CDS encoding ribosomal protein L7/L12 translates to MFAVVLDASDFFIIGFIAIIAASSLSVYLKPRDSSRLSRVEAKLDLLLKHAGLTFDPKAGVPAGVMEALERGNKIEAIKLYREATGVGLAEAKVFVEDLPARPKS, encoded by the coding sequence ATGTTTGCTGTTGTTTTGGATGCTTCGGACTTCTTCATCATTGGGTTTATTGCCATCATTGCGGCCTCCAGCCTCTCGGTTTATCTCAAGCCCAGAGATAGCTCAAGGCTGTCCCGCGTCGAAGCAAAGCTCGATCTGCTCCTTAAGCATGCGGGTCTGACATTTGACCCGAAGGCCGGAGTACCGGCCGGAGTCATGGAGGCCTTGGAGCGCGGCAACAAGATTGAAGCCATCAAGCTCTACCGGGAAGCCACTGGCGTCGGCCTAGCCGAGGCTAAAGTGTTTGTGGAAGACTTGCCAGCTAGGCCCAAGAGCTGA
- a CDS encoding AAA family ATPase codes for MTRTVIFDIDGTLADATHRLHHVTKEPKNYDAFFAAVGDDPVIEPIRELAQVLARQDYKIILVSGRSDKVREQTLDWLGRHEVPCDELHMRREGDYRQDFTIKSEILDELLADGNEIAFVVDDRPSVVAMWRERGLTCLQCRDWDEAPHVNPGLLTVMVGPSGAGKSYWLTTDEACGFGIDPSHIVSSDQLRADLCGDFRDQTKNDEVFTALHAVVKIRLAHGLPTVVDATNLRRKDRLSVVGLSAGMVRYVVIDRPTEDKRRDAGWRATLPFDLIAKHDQTFRSQLRDILAGDGQPNVEVLDLRRAA; via the coding sequence ATGACGCGGACGGTGATTTTCGATATCGACGGCACGTTGGCGGACGCAACCCATCGACTTCATCACGTCACGAAAGAACCCAAGAACTACGACGCCTTCTTCGCCGCAGTTGGGGATGACCCTGTCATCGAACCGATCCGCGAGTTGGCCCAGGTGCTTGCCAGGCAGGATTACAAGATCATCCTCGTCTCCGGCCGGTCGGACAAAGTCCGCGAACAAACACTGGATTGGCTCGGCCGCCACGAGGTACCGTGCGATGAACTGCACATGCGGAGAGAGGGGGACTACCGGCAGGATTTCACCATCAAGTCGGAAATCCTCGACGAACTCCTCGCCGACGGAAACGAGATCGCGTTCGTGGTGGACGACCGGCCGAGTGTGGTCGCCATGTGGCGGGAGCGCGGTTTGACTTGCCTCCAGTGCAGGGACTGGGATGAGGCTCCTCACGTAAATCCGGGGTTGCTGACTGTCATGGTCGGCCCTTCCGGTGCGGGAAAGAGCTACTGGTTGACAACCGATGAGGCCTGCGGGTTCGGTATCGATCCCTCCCACATCGTAAGTAGCGACCAGCTCCGGGCCGATCTCTGCGGTGATTTCCGCGATCAGACAAAAAACGACGAGGTTTTCACGGCACTGCATGCGGTCGTCAAAATACGCCTGGCCCACGGCCTTCCCACAGTTGTGGACGCCACGAACCTGAGACGGAAGGATCGCCTCTCTGTTGTCGGGCTGTCTGCCGGAATGGTTCGATACGTCGTGATCGATCGGCCGACGGAAGACAAGCGGAGGGACGCGGGGTGGCGAGCAACGCTGCCGTTCGACCTGATCGCGAAGCACGACCAGACGTTCCGCAGTCAGTTGCGTGACATCCTGGCGGGTGATGGGCAGCCCAATGTTGAGGTCCTTGACCTACGGAGGGCGGCATGA
- a CDS encoding ArsR/SmtB family transcription factor, translated as MTDYKQAEQCAARLGALAEPNRMRIIDALRGGSRTVTELAMLLKVEIVNVSQHLKVLRLAGLIEGKKFGRFMEYALTSEWASENGVISVDVGVYRVVLPAVE; from the coding sequence ATGACCGATTACAAGCAGGCGGAGCAGTGTGCCGCGCGTCTTGGCGCACTCGCGGAACCGAATCGCATGCGTATTATCGACGCCCTCCGTGGGGGCAGTCGAACCGTCACCGAGCTGGCCATGCTCCTGAAGGTGGAGATCGTCAACGTCAGTCAGCACTTGAAAGTGCTCCGTCTAGCTGGGCTGATCGAAGGCAAGAAATTCGGGCGGTTTATGGAATACGCGCTGACCTCCGAATGGGCTTCGGAAAACGGGGTGATCTCCGTGGATGTCGGGGTGTATCGCGTGGTGCTTCCGGCGGTGGAGTAG
- a CDS encoding nucleoside 2-deoxyribosyltransferase produces MPFAEQFLTGYTNVIQPALHRAGLECVRADAEVQGHIHHQMFERILESQVVVADLTGLNPNVLYELGVAHSFGRKTVVVVREDYLSRIPFDIAPYRVLPYPSPTDGDSPQNSEEIAATVEKLAAEVSSLIEVKAAGISNPVQDYLAGRSPLSTRQSRHLPRLGADLEEEMVRRLKQEFVYVSITGHHLVTLLANYLESGERTEPLKLKMLLLSPDDHEAWEFVYRLRDGQAPSVEDREIYMGEDRALQKKSLWLLKRLMSRIPTFSCEVWYYSSLPLSWTCWIDRERFIVGHLAADRTSSRNLPVHVIVKDDSQTTALYEYYESQMLRLIGNGRREL; encoded by the coding sequence ATGCCGTTTGCCGAACAATTTTTGACCGGATACACAAACGTAATCCAACCGGCCCTCCATCGGGCGGGGTTGGAATGCGTACGAGCCGATGCCGAGGTGCAGGGGCACATCCACCACCAGATGTTTGAGCGGATTCTGGAGTCTCAGGTGGTGGTTGCCGATCTCACGGGGCTGAACCCAAATGTGCTTTACGAATTGGGAGTAGCCCATAGTTTCGGCCGAAAGACTGTGGTGGTTGTCAGAGAGGACTACCTTTCCCGGATTCCCTTCGACATTGCTCCGTACCGTGTATTGCCTTACCCTTCGCCTACCGATGGCGATTCGCCGCAGAATTCCGAGGAGATAGCAGCGACTGTCGAAAAACTGGCAGCAGAAGTGTCATCACTTATCGAAGTAAAGGCGGCAGGCATTTCCAACCCAGTGCAAGATTATTTGGCCGGGAGGTCACCTCTGAGTACCCGTCAGAGCCGGCACCTTCCCCGTTTAGGGGCCGATCTCGAAGAAGAGATGGTACGGCGGTTGAAACAGGAGTTTGTGTACGTTTCGATTACCGGCCACCATCTCGTCACCCTGTTGGCCAACTACCTGGAATCGGGCGAGCGAACCGAACCACTCAAGCTAAAGATGTTGTTACTCTCGCCGGATGATCACGAGGCGTGGGAGTTCGTATACCGGCTACGGGATGGCCAAGCCCCATCGGTTGAAGATCGCGAAATTTACATGGGTGAAGACCGGGCGTTGCAAAAGAAATCGTTATGGTTGCTGAAGCGGTTGATGAGCCGCATTCCTACGTTCTCTTGCGAAGTGTGGTATTATTCCAGTTTGCCACTCTCTTGGACGTGCTGGATCGATCGCGAGCGATTCATCGTGGGTCACTTGGCCGCCGACAGAACAAGTTCCCGCAACCTGCCCGTCCATGTGATCGTAAAGGATGACTCCCAAACCACTGCACTATACGAATACTACGAATCACAAATGCTCCGGCTTATTGGAAATGGTCGTCGCGAGTTGTAG